In Mycobacterium sp. JS623, one genomic interval encodes:
- a CDS encoding response regulator transcription factor, with translation MRVLLVEDETRLAETVRRGLVAEGFVVDVEHDGVEGLAAAATGDFDVLVLDIMLPGLSGYQIVRQLRSRQVWTPVLMLSAKDGEYDLADAFDIGADDYLTKPFSFVVLVARLRALLRRGAPERPTVLTAGTLSLDPARRQVTRGQTVLSLTAREYGVLEFLLRNKGDVVSKSEILRSVWDSNYEGDDNVVEVYIGYLRRKIDVPFGVVTIETVRGAGYRLLSAPVP, from the coding sequence GTGCGCGTTCTGCTGGTCGAGGACGAAACCCGGCTCGCCGAGACGGTGCGCCGCGGCTTGGTCGCAGAAGGATTCGTCGTCGACGTCGAACACGACGGTGTGGAGGGATTGGCGGCAGCCGCCACCGGAGATTTCGACGTGCTGGTACTCGACATCATGCTGCCAGGGCTCAGCGGATATCAGATCGTTCGCCAGTTGCGGAGCCGCCAGGTGTGGACACCGGTACTGATGCTTTCGGCCAAGGACGGCGAATACGACCTGGCGGACGCATTCGACATCGGCGCCGACGATTACCTGACGAAACCGTTCTCGTTCGTGGTCCTCGTGGCGCGACTGCGAGCCCTGTTGCGACGCGGCGCCCCCGAACGCCCGACCGTGCTGACTGCGGGGACCCTGTCGTTAGATCCGGCACGTCGACAAGTGACCCGCGGCCAGACCGTGCTCAGCCTGACGGCGCGTGAGTACGGCGTGCTGGAATTCCTATTGCGCAACAAGGGCGATGTGGTCTCCAAGTCCGAAATCCTGCGGTCAGTCTGGGATTCGAACTACGAAGGCGACGACAACGTCGTCGAGGTCTATATCGGGTATCTGCGGCGCAAGATCGACGTGCCGTTCGGGGTGGTCACCATAGAAACCGTGCGCGGCGCCGGCTACCGACTCCTAAGCGCTCCAGTCCCATGA
- a CDS encoding ATP-binding protein, whose amino-acid sequence MAALGAHREVLIVGRLNPMHASVRTRSALAAAVVMTLCLAGAGGVLLLVLYRSLESTAQGAAAARAEQISAQLRTDAPREVDPSLLVTDSQIGAVQIVDATGKVLAASNGAPTSPLVTTSLSDGQARSVGRVQGPGRSFDYWVSARATGVRGGLVTILVGANREPVESVVTKVAALVAVGSPVIIALTVVGTYRLVGAALGPVEAIRSRVASISSTDLAQRVPMPATQDEIAHLAATMNAMLARLQRGRDAQHRLVSDASHELRSPLATITAALEMASERPELMDNELIDESLLPEAHRMRQLIEDLLLLARSDEDAIELHHDDVDIDDLLLAEASRLRAIGSVHTVTHIQACRAVGDRAALARVLRNLVDNAVRHASSTVTMGCRPEAAHAVITVADDGPGIPVQDRARVFERFVRLDPTRTRSSGGSGLGLSIVEQIVRSHHGAVAVSDATDGGAVFTLTLPLGQQDSADADHGTGALRSR is encoded by the coding sequence ATGGCGGCGTTGGGCGCACACCGGGAGGTTCTGATCGTCGGCCGACTCAACCCGATGCATGCGAGCGTGCGTACTCGCTCGGCGCTGGCCGCCGCGGTGGTGATGACGCTATGTCTTGCCGGCGCCGGTGGTGTTCTGCTGCTGGTGCTCTACCGATCTTTGGAGTCCACCGCGCAGGGTGCGGCCGCGGCCCGCGCTGAGCAGATCAGTGCGCAATTGCGCACTGATGCGCCCCGGGAGGTGGATCCGTCGTTGTTGGTGACCGACAGCCAGATCGGTGCGGTGCAGATCGTGGATGCCACGGGGAAAGTGCTGGCCGCCTCGAACGGTGCACCCACGTCACCGCTGGTGACAACCTCGTTGAGCGATGGTCAGGCGCGCAGCGTGGGACGGGTGCAAGGTCCGGGGCGTAGCTTCGATTACTGGGTGTCGGCCCGTGCGACAGGAGTTCGCGGCGGGTTGGTCACCATCTTGGTCGGCGCCAACCGCGAACCCGTGGAATCCGTCGTCACCAAGGTGGCTGCCCTCGTCGCGGTCGGTTCACCGGTCATCATCGCGTTAACGGTCGTGGGCACCTACCGGTTGGTGGGGGCGGCGTTGGGACCGGTCGAAGCGATCCGTTCCCGGGTGGCGTCGATCTCGAGCACCGATCTCGCGCAACGGGTGCCGATGCCGGCCACCCAAGACGAGATCGCCCACCTTGCGGCGACGATGAACGCCATGCTCGCCCGACTGCAACGCGGCCGCGACGCCCAACACCGGCTGGTCAGCGACGCTTCCCATGAGCTGCGCAGCCCACTAGCCACAATCACCGCCGCACTCGAGATGGCGTCTGAGCGGCCCGAACTGATGGACAACGAGCTGATCGACGAATCCCTGCTGCCCGAAGCGCACCGCATGCGTCAGCTCATCGAGGATCTGCTGTTGCTGGCCCGCTCGGATGAAGACGCGATAGAGCTACACCACGACGACGTCGACATCGACGATCTACTCCTGGCCGAGGCGAGCCGGCTACGCGCCATCGGATCGGTCCACACCGTCACCCACATCCAGGCGTGCCGCGCCGTCGGCGATCGCGCTGCCCTGGCCCGAGTGCTCCGCAATCTGGTCGACAACGCCGTGCGGCACGCCTCCAGCACGGTCACCATGGGTTGCCGCCCCGAGGCAGCTCACGCGGTCATCACGGTCGCTGACGACGGACCCGGTATCCCGGTGCAAGACCGGGCACGGGTATTCGAACGATTCGTTCGCCTCGACCCCACCCGCACCCGGTCGTCGGGCGGATCGGGCCTCGGCTTATCGATCGTCGAGCAGATCGTGCGGTCTCACCACGGCGCCGTCGCGGTAAGCGATGCGACCGACGGTGGCGCGGTCTTCACTCTCACACTGCCACTGGGACAGCAAGATTCGGCCGACGCAGATCATGGGACTGGAGCGCTTAGGAGTCGGTAG
- a CDS encoding COG4705 family protein produces the protein MPDITAAFWVLKLTTTAMGEAASDYLLNTVGFVGFVIGLAGLAFALLVQFRTRLYNVFAYWAAVMMVAVFGTMAADVVHHHLGVSFGMSTLFCALAVAATFWAWHRSENTLSIHSITTRRREVFYWLTVSFTFALGTAAGDLTASQLHFGLVGSIVLFAVIMAVPALGCWRFRLNSVVAFWCAYIVTRPLGASVADWVSKPTKVGGLDYGDGPVAAVLLVIALILVAVAAVRRTNKTSPAPPIVTA, from the coding sequence GTGCCTGACATAACCGCGGCGTTCTGGGTTTTGAAGCTGACCACGACCGCAATGGGCGAGGCAGCATCGGATTACCTGCTCAATACCGTGGGCTTCGTGGGCTTTGTCATCGGTCTAGCCGGGTTGGCATTCGCGCTGCTCGTTCAGTTTCGGACGCGGCTGTACAACGTCTTTGCCTACTGGGCGGCGGTGATGATGGTGGCGGTGTTCGGCACCATGGCCGCAGACGTTGTGCACCACCATCTTGGTGTCTCCTTTGGGATGTCCACCCTGTTCTGCGCCCTTGCGGTCGCGGCGACCTTCTGGGCTTGGCATCGCAGTGAAAACACACTGTCGATACACAGCATCACCACCCGACGCCGCGAGGTGTTCTATTGGCTGACAGTGTCGTTCACCTTCGCCCTCGGAACCGCTGCCGGCGACCTGACGGCCAGCCAGCTGCACTTCGGGCTCGTCGGATCGATCGTACTGTTCGCAGTCATCATGGCCGTGCCCGCCTTGGGCTGCTGGCGTTTTCGCCTGAACAGCGTCGTCGCCTTCTGGTGCGCGTACATCGTGACCCGACCGCTCGGCGCATCCGTCGCGGACTGGGTGAGCAAGCCCACCAAGGTCGGCGGCCTTGACTACGGCGACGGCCCCGTCGCTGCGGTTCTATTGGTAATTGCCCTGATCCTGGTAGCAGTTGCAGCGGTCAGGCGCACCAACAAGACGAGCCCTGCTCCGCCGATAGTCACCGCCTGA
- a CDS encoding YggT family protein, producing MFAGLLGIVLLLFELVLIARMVVDWIGVLSPVGGRGGLYQARRITHGITEPVIGPVRRVLKPARFGSFSIDLAFTAVFVAVIVLRTFVVPLIPF from the coding sequence GTGTTCGCAGGCTTGCTTGGAATTGTTCTGTTGCTGTTCGAACTCGTGCTGATTGCCCGCATGGTGGTCGACTGGATCGGCGTGTTGTCCCCGGTGGGCGGCCGCGGCGGGCTCTACCAGGCCCGCCGGATCACCCACGGCATCACCGAGCCAGTGATCGGCCCGGTCCGGCGGGTGTTGAAGCCGGCCCGGTTCGGGTCCTTCTCGATTGACCTGGCATTTACCGCGGTGTTCGTCGCCGTGATCGTCCTGCGGACCTTCGTGGTGCCGTTAATTCCGTTCTGA
- a CDS encoding COG4705 family protein, with protein sequence MSETTSSEAVKTARVLLSKVPEVTVWFWVIKILCTTVGESFADWINMTLGVGLTQTSVIFTVVLAAVLGWQLSLDRYVPFVYWLTVVLLSVTGTLYTDILTDDLGVPLALSTSVFAAILAIVFGVWFARERTLSIHSIVTRPRELYYWLAVLVTFALGTAAGDWILALTGWGPGTSVLLPAGLIVAIVIGWRLGANAVLSFWLAYILTRPLGANLGDWLGFPSDQRGLGLGVALTSAIFLTAILAIVLYLTRTRADVIEESDQNRPRTAAKNAARERIMLGYYAVVAVATGALLVWAAVQPHSTATASESESGGSSVTVSLAPGESATANFPPAEVAKFRTIAADTLAKVRAGDQSGATARIKDLEAAWDDDQPSLQPMDNIGWAVLDGQIDNVLKALRASSPDPATETQTLSALLTSLR encoded by the coding sequence GTGAGCGAAACAACGAGTTCCGAGGCCGTCAAGACCGCGCGTGTGCTGCTGAGCAAGGTGCCCGAAGTCACTGTGTGGTTCTGGGTCATCAAGATCCTCTGCACCACGGTGGGTGAGAGCTTCGCCGATTGGATCAACATGACTCTGGGCGTTGGCCTCACCCAGACCTCCGTCATCTTCACGGTCGTCCTCGCCGCTGTCCTGGGATGGCAATTGAGCCTCGACCGCTATGTGCCGTTCGTCTACTGGCTGACGGTCGTTTTGCTCAGCGTGACCGGCACGCTCTACACCGACATCCTCACAGATGATCTCGGCGTTCCACTCGCATTGAGCACGAGCGTCTTCGCCGCGATTCTGGCCATAGTCTTCGGCGTATGGTTCGCCCGCGAGCGGACGCTGTCGATCCACAGCATCGTCACGCGGCCGAGGGAGTTGTACTACTGGCTTGCAGTCCTGGTGACCTTCGCCCTGGGCACAGCGGCTGGCGACTGGATACTGGCGCTCACCGGCTGGGGTCCTGGTACGTCGGTGCTGCTGCCAGCGGGCCTGATCGTTGCGATCGTGATCGGGTGGCGGCTGGGCGCGAACGCCGTACTGTCCTTCTGGCTTGCGTACATTCTGACCCGCCCGCTGGGTGCGAACCTCGGCGACTGGCTGGGTTTCCCGTCGGACCAACGGGGCCTCGGCTTGGGCGTTGCCCTCACCAGCGCGATCTTCCTCACCGCGATCCTCGCAATTGTCCTGTACCTGACGCGCACGCGCGCCGATGTCATCGAAGAGTCGGACCAAAACCGCCCGCGGACCGCAGCCAAGAATGCGGCCCGCGAGCGGATCATGCTCGGGTACTACGCCGTTGTCGCCGTCGCGACGGGCGCCCTGCTGGTCTGGGCCGCGGTACAACCGCACTCAACCGCGACGGCCAGCGAGAGTGAATCCGGCGGGTCGTCCGTCACCGTGTCACTCGCCCCAGGGGAGTCGGCGACCGCTAATTTCCCGCCGGCGGAGGTCGCGAAGTTTCGCACCATCGCCGCGGATACGCTCGCGAAGGTACGGGCCGGCGACCAGTCTGGGGCGACGGCCCGGATCAAGGATCTCGAAGCCGCGTGGGACGACGATCAGCCGAGTCTGCAGCCCATGGACAACATCGGCTGGGCCGTCCTCGACGGTCAGATCGACAACGTCCTGAAGGCGTTGCGGGCCAGCAGTCCTGACCCCGCGACCGAGACGCAGACTCTCAGCGCACTACTGACCTCGCTTAGGTGA
- a CDS encoding cyclic nucleotide-binding domain-containing thioredoxin-disulfide reductase, with product MSETAADQRESTSLAETPDIYGAYPRLSDVQIVALEAGGARRAVDTGETLVREGERSDYFFVILSGKVAVTTTDDAGNRHVIRVHGPRRFLGELGDLEGQAAFYTAEVVEPGEVLVVPTDRVRDLVAHDPALSDRILCAYLVRRSLLIQEGTGLRIIGSCYDPDTLRLREFAARNRLPHKWIDLERDKNAERLLQRFGVSPQDTPVVIWGGEVLRNPTNTELARRVGLPVAHTKNDESDVVVVGAGPAGLGAAVYGSSDGLITAAMERMATGGQAGTSSRIENYLGFPGGISGADLAERAVLQAGKFGARIVVSAEVTGLESDSGHHLLRLADETSMIARAVVLATGARYRRLAVPGIESYEGNGVYYAATFQEALMCGSGPVVIVGGGNSAGQAAIFLAARVSRVYVVIRGDDLNTSMSRYLVDQIHQHPRVTVLLRTEIREVHGDKALTAVETEDKRTGERHVIETRALFVFIGADPHTSWLAGAIELDDRGFVPTGQAALYSDTDGNHGRRRRQPMMLETSRPGVFAAGDVRSGSVKRVASAVGEGSMAIRQIHEYFGA from the coding sequence ATGTCTGAGACAGCCGCCGACCAGCGCGAATCGACTTCGCTGGCGGAAACCCCCGACATCTACGGTGCGTACCCGCGACTGTCCGACGTACAGATCGTCGCCCTCGAGGCGGGCGGCGCCCGGCGCGCCGTCGACACCGGCGAAACGCTTGTCCGCGAGGGTGAGCGCTCCGACTACTTTTTCGTCATTCTGTCCGGCAAGGTTGCCGTCACCACTACCGACGACGCAGGCAATCGGCACGTGATCCGGGTGCATGGCCCCCGGCGGTTCCTCGGGGAGTTGGGCGACCTCGAAGGTCAAGCGGCCTTCTACACCGCCGAAGTGGTGGAACCCGGCGAAGTACTCGTGGTACCGACTGATCGGGTGCGGGACCTGGTCGCCCACGATCCGGCGCTCAGCGATCGCATCCTGTGCGCTTACCTGGTACGCCGCTCGCTGCTGATCCAGGAAGGAACCGGGCTTCGGATCATCGGCTCCTGCTATGACCCCGATACCTTGCGGCTGCGAGAATTCGCTGCGCGAAACCGACTACCTCACAAATGGATTGACCTCGAACGGGACAAGAACGCCGAGCGGCTGCTGCAGCGGTTCGGAGTGTCGCCCCAAGACACTCCGGTGGTGATCTGGGGCGGTGAGGTGCTGCGCAACCCGACCAACACCGAGCTGGCCCGCCGGGTCGGGCTGCCGGTGGCCCACACAAAGAACGACGAAAGCGACGTCGTTGTGGTGGGCGCTGGTCCAGCCGGGCTTGGCGCGGCGGTGTATGGCTCCTCGGACGGTCTGATCACGGCGGCCATGGAGCGGATGGCAACCGGCGGGCAGGCCGGGACGTCATCGAGAATCGAGAACTACCTCGGATTCCCGGGCGGCATCTCCGGTGCCGACCTGGCCGAACGGGCCGTCCTGCAGGCCGGTAAGTTTGGCGCGCGGATCGTCGTCTCTGCGGAGGTAACCGGGCTGGAATCCGACAGCGGACACCATCTCCTCCGACTCGCCGATGAAACGTCCATGATCGCCCGCGCTGTCGTGCTTGCCACAGGAGCGCGGTATCGCAGGCTCGCCGTCCCTGGAATCGAATCGTACGAGGGCAACGGCGTGTACTACGCCGCCACGTTCCAAGAGGCGTTGATGTGCGGCAGCGGGCCGGTCGTCATTGTCGGGGGTGGCAACTCCGCGGGCCAGGCGGCGATCTTCCTCGCCGCGCGGGTTTCCCGGGTGTACGTGGTGATCCGCGGCGACGACCTGAACACGAGCATGTCCCGATATCTTGTCGACCAGATCCACCAGCACCCCCGCGTGACTGTGCTGCTGCGCACCGAGATCCGGGAGGTGCACGGAGACAAGGCACTCACGGCGGTGGAGACCGAGGACAAGCGGACCGGCGAGCGTCATGTGATCGAGACCCGCGCCCTGTTCGTTTTCATTGGCGCGGATCCCCACACCTCGTGGCTTGCCGGCGCCATCGAACTCGACGACCGCGGCTTCGTGCCGACAGGCCAGGCCGCGCTCTACTCGGACACCGACGGCAATCATGGGCGAAGGCGACGTCAGCCGATGATGCTCGAGACCAGCCGACCCGGTGTGTTCGCAGCAGGCGACGTGCGTAGCGGCTCGGTCAAGCGGGTGGCGTCCGCGGTCGGCGAAGGTTCAATGGCGATCCGCCAAATCCACGAGTATTTCGGCGCGTAG
- a CDS encoding UBP-type zinc finger domain-containing protein, giving the protein MTSIGIDPHVAAIRQVYPHTNGCEECLRLGTPWVHLRLCLTCGHVGCCDSSPMRHARAHAHTVGHPIVQSMEPGEAWRWCYVHENYV; this is encoded by the coding sequence ATGACATCGATAGGGATAGATCCACACGTCGCGGCGATTCGCCAGGTGTACCCGCACACGAACGGCTGTGAGGAATGTCTGCGGCTCGGCACACCGTGGGTGCACCTGCGGCTGTGCCTGACGTGCGGGCATGTCGGCTGCTGCGACTCGTCTCCGATGCGGCATGCCCGGGCACATGCCCACACGGTGGGTCACCCGATCGTGCAATCCATGGAACCGGGGGAGGCGTGGCGTTGGTGCTACGTCCATGAGAACTATGTCTGA
- the trxA gene encoding thioredoxin: METEIVTCPHCGKRNRVPAAAAGKPRCANCQRWLPWIASAGDGDFADVAEKSSVPVLVDLWATWCGPCRMVSPALEQLAGERAGQLKLVKVDVDKAPAISQRFTVQAVPTLLVLDHGQVLARQSGAAPVAALRNWLDQALSADSTKEARS, from the coding sequence ATGGAAACAGAAATCGTGACGTGCCCGCACTGCGGAAAACGAAACCGAGTACCCGCGGCGGCCGCGGGGAAGCCCCGGTGCGCCAACTGTCAGCGTTGGCTGCCGTGGATCGCTTCGGCCGGTGACGGCGACTTCGCTGATGTCGCCGAAAAGTCTTCGGTTCCAGTACTTGTCGATCTGTGGGCGACCTGGTGTGGACCGTGCCGCATGGTGAGTCCGGCACTCGAGCAGCTCGCAGGAGAACGCGCCGGACAACTCAAACTGGTCAAGGTCGACGTGGACAAGGCACCGGCGATTTCGCAGCGGTTCACCGTGCAGGCGGTGCCGACTCTGCTGGTCCTTGACCACGGGCAAGTACTTGCACGCCAGTCCGGTGCTGCTCCCGTTGCGGCGCTGCGCAATTGGCTGGACCAGGCATTGTCGGCCGACAGCACGAAGGAGGCACGGTCATGA
- the clpB gene encoding ATP-dependent chaperone ClpB, giving the protein MDINKLTQKSQEALADAQSIATRMGHIEVDGEHLLMALIDQPEGLVPRLLDQTGADTAALRADLERELDRRPKVSGPGATPGQVSVTRRLANLLGGAEREAKRLKDEYVSVEHLVIALAEEGSASAAGRILASHNVTRDSFLTALTKVRGNQRVTSATPEGAYEALEKYGRDLVAEGRAGKLDPVIGRDAEIRRVIQILSRKTKNNPVLIGDPGVGKTAIIEGLAQRIVRGDVPEGLRDKTIFSLDMGSLVAGAKYRGEFEERLQAVLSEVKAGEGQILLFVDELHTVVGAGATEGSLDAGNMLKPMLARGELHMIGATTLDEYRKHIEKDAALERRFQTVLVDEPDVEDTISILRGLRERLEVFHGVKIQDAALVAAATLSHRYITDRFLPDKAIDLVDEGCARLRTEIDSMPAELDEITRRVTRLEIEEAALAKETDPASKSRLEELRKELADLRAEADARHAQWDAERQAIRRVQELRGQLEQLRHDAEEAERNYDLNRAAELRYGQITELERKLQAAEEQLRSKQGEKPLLREVVTEDEIAEIVAAWTGIPVARLQEGEREKLLRLDEILHERVIGQDEAVQLVSDAVIRARSGIRDPRRPIGSFIFLGPTGVGKTELAKTLAAALFDSEDNMVRLDMSEYQERHTVSRLVGAPPGYVGYEEGGQLTEAVRRKPYSVVLLDEIEKAHADVFNTLLQVLDDGRLTDAQGRQVDFRNTVVIMTSNIGSHHLLDGVTADGEIKPDARDRVMAELRGHFRPEFLNRVDDIVLFTPLSMPQIERIVALQLTELRDRLADRQIELDITPDARRMIAEHGYDPVYGARPLRRYIAHEVETKIGRALLRGDIAGGGKIRVAVENGELAVEYSEPALAA; this is encoded by the coding sequence GTGGACATCAACAAGCTGACGCAGAAGTCGCAGGAGGCGTTGGCCGACGCGCAAAGCATCGCGACCCGGATGGGCCACATCGAGGTCGACGGCGAACACCTGTTGATGGCACTGATCGACCAGCCCGAGGGCCTGGTACCGCGGCTGCTCGATCAGACAGGCGCCGACACCGCGGCGCTGCGCGCCGACCTGGAACGCGAGTTAGACCGGCGTCCGAAGGTCAGCGGTCCGGGCGCGACGCCGGGCCAGGTCTCCGTCACCAGGCGCCTGGCGAACCTGCTGGGGGGCGCCGAGCGGGAAGCCAAGCGCCTCAAGGACGAATACGTGTCGGTGGAGCACCTTGTCATCGCACTCGCCGAAGAGGGTTCGGCGAGTGCCGCCGGGCGGATTCTGGCCTCCCACAACGTGACTCGGGACTCGTTCCTGACTGCGCTGACCAAGGTCCGTGGCAACCAGCGAGTTACCTCCGCGACCCCGGAGGGCGCCTACGAGGCGCTGGAGAAGTACGGCCGCGACCTGGTCGCCGAAGGTCGCGCCGGCAAGCTGGACCCGGTGATCGGACGCGACGCCGAGATCCGCAGGGTGATCCAGATCCTCAGCCGCAAGACCAAGAACAACCCTGTGCTTATCGGCGACCCCGGCGTCGGCAAGACCGCGATCATCGAAGGTCTGGCCCAGCGCATCGTGCGGGGCGACGTCCCAGAAGGCCTGCGCGACAAGACAATATTCTCCCTCGACATGGGCTCACTGGTGGCAGGGGCCAAGTACCGCGGCGAATTCGAAGAACGGCTGCAGGCGGTGCTGTCAGAGGTGAAGGCCGGCGAGGGCCAGATCCTGCTGTTCGTCGACGAGTTACACACCGTGGTCGGTGCGGGGGCGACGGAGGGGTCGCTAGACGCCGGCAACATGCTCAAGCCGATGCTCGCCCGCGGTGAGCTGCACATGATCGGCGCCACCACCCTCGACGAATACCGCAAGCACATCGAAAAGGACGCCGCGCTGGAGCGCCGGTTCCAGACCGTGCTGGTCGACGAACCTGACGTGGAGGACACCATATCGATCCTGCGCGGTCTGCGCGAGCGCCTCGAGGTGTTCCATGGGGTGAAGATTCAGGATGCCGCACTGGTGGCGGCCGCCACGCTGTCGCATCGCTACATCACCGACCGCTTCCTACCCGACAAAGCGATCGATCTGGTGGACGAGGGCTGTGCCCGGCTGCGCACCGAAATCGACTCGATGCCAGCGGAGTTGGACGAAATTACCCGGAGGGTCACACGGCTCGAGATCGAGGAGGCGGCGCTCGCCAAGGAAACCGACCCGGCCAGCAAGTCCCGTCTGGAGGAACTTCGGAAAGAATTGGCCGATCTGCGAGCGGAGGCCGACGCCCGGCACGCCCAATGGGATGCCGAAAGGCAGGCCATCCGGCGGGTACAGGAACTGCGCGGGCAGCTCGAGCAGCTACGGCACGACGCAGAAGAAGCCGAACGCAACTACGACCTCAACCGCGCCGCCGAATTGCGCTACGGCCAGATCACCGAACTGGAGCGCAAACTGCAGGCGGCAGAGGAACAACTGCGGTCCAAGCAGGGCGAAAAGCCGCTGCTGCGAGAGGTCGTTACCGAGGACGAGATCGCCGAAATCGTGGCCGCATGGACGGGCATACCGGTCGCGCGATTGCAGGAGGGGGAACGGGAGAAGCTGCTGCGGCTCGACGAAATACTGCACGAGCGGGTGATCGGTCAGGATGAGGCGGTCCAGCTGGTCTCCGATGCGGTGATTCGGGCCCGCTCCGGAATCCGTGATCCGCGCCGCCCGATCGGCTCGTTCATCTTCCTCGGGCCCACCGGGGTCGGTAAGACCGAGCTCGCGAAGACGCTGGCCGCCGCGCTCTTCGACAGCGAGGACAACATGGTTCGGCTTGACATGAGCGAGTACCAGGAGCGGCACACGGTCAGCCGGTTGGTCGGTGCGCCACCGGGATACGTCGGCTACGAGGAGGGCGGCCAGCTCACCGAAGCCGTGCGTCGCAAGCCCTACTCGGTGGTCCTGCTCGACGAGATCGAAAAGGCCCACGCTGATGTGTTCAACACCCTGCTGCAGGTGCTCGACGACGGCCGGCTCACCGATGCACAGGGACGTCAGGTTGACTTCCGCAACACAGTGGTCATCATGACTTCCAACATCGGGTCGCACCACCTGCTCGACGGCGTCACCGCGGACGGCGAGATCAAGCCCGATGCACGGGACCGCGTGATGGCCGAGTTGCGCGGACACTTCAGGCCCGAGTTCCTCAACCGCGTCGACGACATCGTGCTGTTCACGCCGCTATCGATGCCGCAGATCGAACGGATCGTCGCGCTGCAGCTGACCGAGCTGCGGGATCGTTTGGCGGACAGGCAAATCGAGCTCGACATCACCCCGGACGCTCGCCGGATGATCGCCGAACACGGCTACGATCCGGTGTACGGCGCGCGACCGCTACGCCGCTACATCGCCCACGAGGTGGAGACCAAGATCGGCCGGGCGTTACTGCGCGGCGACATCGCGGGCGGTGGCAAGATCCGCGTCGCGGTGGAGAACGGCGAACTCGCCGTGGAGTATTCGGAACCGGCCCTGGCGGCCTGA
- a CDS encoding chaperone modulator CbpM, translating into MTAPRYVLARRPGMQLDVFAARCGLHPELVRRLVALGLLPCRQDAHGDLWLEPSALATVARIQRLRTGLGLNYAAIGLVLDLLDRIEELESASRRRRTSLWTSTS; encoded by the coding sequence ATGACCGCCCCACGCTATGTGCTGGCGCGGCGGCCCGGTATGCAACTCGACGTCTTCGCAGCGCGCTGCGGGCTACATCCAGAGTTGGTGCGCCGGTTGGTGGCACTGGGCCTCCTGCCTTGCCGGCAGGATGCCCACGGCGATCTCTGGTTGGAACCTTCTGCGTTGGCCACTGTCGCGCGCATTCAGCGGCTGCGAACCGGCCTGGGACTGAACTACGCGGCGATCGGGCTGGTGCTCGATCTGCTCGACCGCATCGAAGAGCTGGAATCAGCGTCTCGCCGAAGGAGGACATCGCTGTGGACATCAACAAGCTGA